A segment of the Sanyastnella coralliicola genome:
CGAGACCTTCAAACAAAACTAGAAGGAGAGGGGGTAAGCTTCACTACCAAGATTGATGCGGGTCCAGAAGGGCCTGCGAGTTTTATTCTCTTGGATCCGGATGGGAATCCGGTGCTTGTAGATCAACACAGATGATTTGAATCGAAAAACGATAATCAATAATCTATAACTGATTTACTAGATGGAGACGTTTCCAATAGTCATTAGTCATTAGTTATTGGTCATTAGTCGTTGGTTAACGGTTATCGTTTTTCGATTATAGATTCAGCGGCAAAGCCGCACAAAAAAAGGCCGATCTCGAAAGACCGGCCTCCCTGTTACCATTTACGAAACGGTTATTGTTTCAACAGGGCCACACGATACGTTTGGTCACCATTGGTTAGGTGTAGATGGTATGCTCCGGTAGCTAGTTGGGAAACGTCAACCTGCTGATTCCCGCTGCCGCTCATCTGCGTCGTCAAGACGATCTGACCTTGCGTATTGTAGATAGTTAGCTGTGCGTTTTGCACTGCTTCTGGAAGTTCGATAGTCACTGCTTCGTTGACCGGGTTTGGCCAAGCGTTGAGTGCGTTTACGCGTACCTCGTAAACTCCTACAGGCTGGCGATCGATGGTTACGAAGTTCTCTGAGATTTGGAAACAATCTCCAGTTGATGTGATGTCTGCGATGTTGTTCTCTACTTCTGCTTCAAGCGTTCCGTAGTAAGAGAATCCGTATACGTAGCAGATACCTGCTGGTGCTCCTTCGAAGTCAGCTGTGTTGCCGTCTAGGATGTCGATGATTTCTCCAGAAGGATCAGTAACGATGAATACGAAGTTTTCACCTTCCGATTCCGCGCTAGCGAATTCAAATTCATCAGCATCACCATCACCAACAATCACGGTAACCATAGTTTCACCATCTGAAGTACTTACCGTACCTCCTGCGATTCCATTACGGATCACCGTTACTGGGTTAGAAAGTGAGTAACAACCGTCAAGGTCATTCGCGTTCATACCAACTTCAGCTCCTGTGAGTCCATCTTCGAAGCTCAAGTGCCAGATGAGGCAAGTACCAGGACCAGCTCCGTCAAGATCGAATGGACCACCCGCAGGAAGTGCAAGGATATTGCCTTCGTCGTCAGTGATCACCCACTGAGAGTTTTGTCCTTCGTTACCTTCGAGTGTTACGTCGATTGGATCAGCGATTCCGTCACCAGCACAGATTTCGAAAGTGTTGTCTTCATTGTCTGTAGTCAATACACCACCGTTCACTCCGTTTCGGATGACAGTTACTGGGTTAGAAAGCGCGTGACAACCTTCGAGGTCATTTGCATTCATACCAACTTCAGCACCAATCAGTCCATCTTCGAAGCTCAAGTGCCAGATGAGGCAAGTACCGCCACCAGCGCCTTCAAGATCGAATGGAGGTCCTGCAGGAAGCGCAAGGATATTTGCAGCGTCATCAGTGATGACCCATGCAGAGTTCGTTCCGATAGCACCAGAAAGTGTTACATCGATTGGATCAGCTACGCCGTCACCGGCACAGATCTCAAATGTGTTGTCTTCATTTTCAGTAGTCAACGTACCACCGTCAACAATACAATCACAATCTTCTCCAACTAAACGTGTTACAGTGATTGGGTTAGAAAGAGAGTAACAACCTTCAAGGTCATTCGCGTTCATTCCAACTTCTGCACCTTCAAGTCCGTCTTCAAAGCTCAAGTGCCAGATCAGGCAGATTCCTTCTCCTGCTCCGTCCAAATCAAACGGTCCACCTTCAGGAAGACCAAGGATGTTTCCAAGATCGTCAGTGATTACCCATGCAGAATTCGATCCTTCAGCACCTTCCAACGTTACGTTGATTGGGTCTGGGTTGTCATCCAATGCACAGATTGTTGTTGGGTCTTCTGTAGAGATAGTTCCTCCAGCTACACCGTTACGGATGACCGTTACAGGGTTCGATAGAGAGTAGCATCCTTCAAGGTCGTTTGCGTTCATTCCAACTTCTGCACCTTCGAGTCCATCTTCGAAGCTCAAGTGCCAGATGAGGCAAGTACCGCCACCAGCTCCTTCGAGATCGAATGGACCAGCTCCTTCAGGAAGCGCGAGAATGTTACCGAGGTCATCAGTAATAACGTACTGAGAGTTTTGTCCTTCAGCACCTTCAAGCGTTACATCGATTGGATCAGCTACACCGTCGCCAGCGCAGATTTCGAAGGTGTTATCGTCATTGATAGTAGAGAGGGTACCACCAGCAACACCATTACGTGTTACCGTGATCGCGTTAGAAAGAGAGTAACAACCTTCGAGGTCATTCGCGTTCATTCCAACTTCAGCTCCTACGAGTCCGTCTTCAAAGCTCAAGTGCCAGATTAGACAAACACCACCTCCAGCGCCTTCAAGGTTGAAAGGACTACCTGCAGGAAGCGCAAGGATGTTTCCTTGATCATCAGTGATTACCCATGCAGAGTTTGACCCTGACGCTCCTTCCAATGTCACATTGATCGGATCAGCTACACCGTCACCAGCGCAGATCTCTGTTGGATCTTCTGTAGAGATTGTTCCTCCTTCAGCTTCACAGTCACACTGGTCACCTACAAGGCGTGTTACGGTGATCGGGTTAGAAAGAGAGTAACAACCTTCAAGGTCATTCGCGTTCATTCCAACTTCAGCGCCTTCAAGTCCATCTTCGAAGCTCAAGTGCCAGATCAAACAAACACCTTCACCAGCGCCATCAAAGTCGAAAGGACCGTTCGCCGGAAGATCAAGGATATTTCCGAGATCGTCAGTGATTACCCATGCGAAGTTGCTTCCTTCAGCACCTTCTAGGGTTACGTTAATTGGATCTGCTTCTCCATCAAGGGCACAGATTGTTGTCTCGTCTTCTGTGGAGATGGTTCCACCAGCAACACCGTTACGGATTACCGTTACAGGGTTAGAAAGAGAGTAACAACCTTCAAGATCGTTTGCGTTCATTCCAACTTCTGCACCTTCGAGTCCGTCTTCAAAGCTCAAGTGCCAGATGAGGCAAGTACCGCCACCAGCACCTTCGAGGTCAAATGGACCAGCTCCTTCAGGAAGTGCAAGGATGTTCCCGAGATCATCAGTAATAACGTACTGAGAGTTTTGTCCTTCAGCACCTTCAAGCGTTACTTCGATTGGATCAGCTACACCGTCACCAGCGCAGATTTCGAATGTGTTGTCATCATTGATTGTAGAAAGAGTACCACCAGCAACACCATTACGTGTCACTGTGATTGCGTTTGATAGAGAGAAACATCCTTCGAGGTCATTCGCATTCATTCCCACTTCAGCTCCAATGAGTCCGTCTTCAAAGCTCAAGTGCCAGATCAGACAAACACCACCGCCAGCGCCTTCAAGGTCGAATGGACTACCTTCAGGTAGTGCTAGGATATTCGCTTGATCATCTGTGATTACCCATGCAGAGTTCGAACCAGAAGCGCCTTCCAATGTCACATTAATCGGATCAGCTTCACCATCGCCAGCGCAAATCTCTGTTGGATCATCCGTAGAGATTGTTCCACCTTCAGCGTCACATCCACCGAGATTCTCAGCTCCGAAAGTGTCATCACCAAGGAACCAATCGCCTGAAGTGTCGCCTTCACCGTCCCACTGCACAGATTCTCCAGCATTAACCGTTGGGATAAAGTCTCCCATCGACCAGATTGCAGCACCGATAGCAACGTTTGCGCGCACGTGGCCTGAGCTTCCCCATTCTACGTAGTCAATGATTGCACCGGAGTTAGAGTATTGAGGGAGGATGTAAAGTCCGAGTTCGTCATCTGAATCACCCATCTCGTGACCCGAGACAACGAGGATCTCTCCTGGACCTAGGTTGAGGTCTCCAGAGACGATTGTCATGTCTTCAATTTCAGTGTAGATTGGGAAAGAGCAGAGGAAGTAGTTACCTACAGGCACTTCCATCATTCCCAGGTTTTTGATTTCCACCTGGTCCAAGTCAGGTTGGAATTCGTTGATAACGATCTGTGCATTTGCACCGATAGCAAACAGCATTAAGATCGCTGAGAGTAAAGTTCTGATTCGCATAATTTAGAATTGATGCTGCAAGATTCAATTCAATTATCACGAAAAGTTCTCAGCCCTTTCAACATTCTAAAATGTTGATCCTTGGTTTGGACGCAACCTTTGGAAACCTAAATAGGCAATGAGGAGGTATGAAGTACAGCCAGCCTACTGTCCGTTGAAGGAATCTGTGGTAAGAACACCGATCACTCGATCATAACCAGCGGGGTCAGAGTAATAGGCGAGGATGGTATACTCGTTTTCTGTCATCTGGTGATTCCCCTCAATAAATGCTTGGGTTCCGTTCGGATGATCGGCTGAAACGATGCTGTACATGTAATTATAATAACCTTGTTTGAGGTAGAGGGTACATTCGTAGCGCTTCTTTCTCGGGTTCCATGTCATCCTATTTTCTTCGAAGTGATCCCACTGATTGAATCCGCCGATGATATAGACCTCTTGTTGGTAGAGTTGCTCATCGAAAGGGAGGTAGAAGTGCGTATAAATATACTGTGATTCAAGATGGTCATCGAAGTCGTCGTTGCGAATGAGGAATTCGCCATTGATATCACGATCTGTTCGATAGACTTCATACGTGCGTCTTAAATCAGGCTGGAGGTAATAGTGCCATTCACCTTTGATTTCACGAATACTGTCAGTGCCCACGGCAGCATACCTCAGGCTTTTGGAATCAAACCATCTGAATTCATTCAGTCCGTCGAAGTTGTTCTCCTCATCAAAGTCATAGACGAGTTCAGTGCCCTTCATAAAGACTGGCTTGAGGCCTGTGATGGCGTTGTCCCATCGATGGTTTTGTAGAATAGCAACTTCAAGGTCGCTGTAAGGGTCATATAACTTGTACTCGGCCTCGATGAGGTCAAAATCTACTTCTTGGCGGTAACGTCTGTCTGCTACGATGGTTGATGCTTTGACCTGCGGTCGGAAACGGGAAAGTTGTTCAGTGACAACGATCCTTCTTGTGAACACAGGTTCTTCTTCATAGCCTTCCTCATATACTTTTAGGATGTAGTTCCCACTGAGCATGGGCTTGCTCATGTCATTAGGCCAATTGATAGCGTAGTTTGTGTAGTTCTGTACTGTATTGAAGCTTTGTTCGATGTCGTTGATCATGAGCTCTTGAAACCCTTGAATGTATTCTGATGCGAGCAGGTCACTATCGTTCCACTCATAATCACAATGGGTGACGCTGATCCAATAATCTTTAAAGCCTCCATGTAGATCATCAAAGCGCAATTCCAGCTGGGCTGGGGAATTCAGATCAATGATAGGAGCGAGGAGAGGGTTGTCAACCGGGTGAAGCAGTACAGTTCTGATGTACGGTTCATAGATCCGGTCAATATTGCGGTAGTCATGAAAGTATTCAGAATCGGTTTCAGTGACAATTGGGGCCGTATGACTGACAGACGAGTCTGAAACTGTGCATGAGATGCTAACAACGAGTGTTGAAATCGTCAGTAAAATGTGGCTGAAAGACAAGTTATTCAAGCTCCTGAGGGTTTATTTGGAATGATTCTAAATTGGGTCTATTTGAAACGTACAAATAACAATGACGTTCACAAAGTGTTAATTTTGCGCACCAAAATAACGCATACTTCCCTAAAATGGCGAAAGCGATTCGTATACGTAAGGGTAGTGATATCAGACTCGTAGGAGTAGCTGATAAAACCCTTGAAAATCCTGCACGGACTGACCTATATGCGGTCAAGCCGACTGACTTCCACGGTCTTACACCGAAACTCGTTGCGCGAGAAGGTGACCGCGTGAAAGCAGGTGATGTCCTCTTTTTTGATAAGTACAATGACTCGATCAAGTACAACGCTCCCGTTAGTGGAACTGTTGACGAGGTCGTACGTGGTGAAAAACGCCGCATTCTAGAAGTACGTATCAAAGCTGATGCCCAAAATGAATTTAAAGACTTCGGAGCAAAGTCTGCGAGCTCAATGAGCGCTGCTGATCTTCGTGCTCACTTGTTGGAAGGAGGCTGCTGGCCGCTTATCCAACAGCGTCCGTTCGCTATTGTTGCGAATCCGGAGAGCACACCAAAGTCGATCTTCATTGCTGGTTTCGACAGTTCACCACTAGCACCTGACGGTGACTTCGTGATGGAAGGAGAAGCTGACAACTTCAAAGAAGGTCTGGCTGCTTTGAAAGTTCTTGCTGATGGAAAACCAGTTCACCTGGGTGTTCGTCCTGACAGCAAAGCCTTCAACGGCGTTGATGCACAGGTTCACCAAGTGAGTGGTCCACACCCAGCTGGAAACCCAGGGGTTCAGATCCATCACATTGATCCGATTAACAAAGGTGAAGTCGTTTGGACGATTGCAGCGCAGGATGTAGCGAACATCGGAAGATTCCTTCGCACTGGTAAGTTTGATATGCAGCGTGTTGTTGCATTGACTGGTGCTCAAGTGAATCAACCGAAGTACTACCGAGTTACTGTAGGAGCCAACGTCTCATCTATGCTTAACGGCCAAATCAAGGATGATAATACTCGTGTCATCAGCGGAAACGTTTTGACAGGTGATCACATCACTACCGATGGCTTCCTTGGTTACTACCATCACCAGATCACGGCTATTCCTGAAGGGAAGGAGCCAAAGTTCTTGTTGACTGATGGTTGGTTGAGCCCAGGATTGAAGAAGTTCTCTCTTTCACACGCTTACCCAACGTGGTTGATGCCAAAGAGCAAACGATTCAACTTGGATACCAATTCAAATGGTGAAGATCGCGCCTTCGTTGTTACCGGACAGTACGAGAAGGTATTCCCATTTGACATCTATCCAGTTCAATTGGTGAAGTCGATCATCGTCAACGATATCGATTCGATGGAAAAACTAGGGATCTACGAAGTAGCTCCCGAGGATTTCGCGCTTTGTGAATACGCTTGTACCTCAAAAATTGAAGTTCAAGACATTGTTCGCGAAGGGTTGGATACCATCATGAAAGAATTTAGTTAAGCATAGAAAATCGTCATACCGTGAAAGCACTTCATAATTTTCTAGAGAAGAAGGTAAAGCCGAATTTCGTTGAAGGAGGGAAGCTCTCGCGCTTCTGGGTGGTTTATGATTCACTCGAAACCTTCGCATTCACGCCAGGTCACGTTACTAAGAAAGGAGCTCACATCCGTGATAGCATCGACCTGAAGCGTACCATGTTCTTGGTGATCGTTGCCATGGTTCCAGCACTGTTGTTTGGAATGTGGAATGTTGGTCACCAATACTACCTATCAATTGGAGAAATCACTACAGCTGACCCATACAGCGCAATGCTGTGGGAGAAATTCCAAGTAGGACTGGTGAAAACACTACCGTTGATCGTTGTATCATACGGTGTCGGACTCGGAATCGAGTTCATATTTGCAGGACTTAGAAAGCACTCAATCAATGAAGGTTTCCTTGTATCAGGGATGCTTATTCCATTAATTATGCCAGTGGATGTACCATTATGGATGGTAGCGGTTGCTACTGCCTTCGCGGTAATCATTGGTAAAGAGGTGTTTGGTGGTACTGGAATGAACATCTTGAACGTCGCACTTACGGCGCGTGCATTCTTGTTCTTTGCTTACCCGAAACAAATGTCAGGTGAGATTTGGATCCACGACGTAGCGGCTTCTGCAACTAACGGAATGTTGGCTGACGGTTACACAGGTGCGACAGCGCTTGGTCACCTAGCGAACACTGTTGGTAAGCCAGTCGATGGCGAAGTCGCAGGAAGTGTCATGGGTATGTTCGGAGACGCGGGCATGTACTCGTTCATGGATTCATTCCTAGGATTGATTCCTGGATGTATCGGTGAAACAAGTGCACTTGCCATCCTTATCGGAGCTGGAATCTTGATCTGGACAGGTATTGGTAGCTGGAGAATCATGTTGAGCTTCCTTATCGGAGGTTTGGCCATGGGAGCCATCTTCAATGCATTCGGAGCGAACGCTTACATGACGCTACCAGCAGTTCACCAAATCGTCATTGGTGGATTCATGTTCGGTATGGTCTTCATGGCAACTGACCCGGTAACAGCGGCACAAACGAACACAGGTAAACTCATCTACGGATTCTTTGGAGGTTTCTTCTCGATTATGATCCGTGTATTCAACCCTGCTTATCCAGAAGGGGTGATGATGGCTATCCTGTTTATGAACGTAATGGCTCCTATGATTGACCACTACGTAATTCAAGCGAACATCAAACGTCGAATGAAACGAACTGCACTCGCTACGGCGGCTGCGTAATACCTAAAGCAATGGCAGTAAATAAAAATAGCAACGGGTATACATTCTTCTTTGCGATCGCCATGGTAGTGGTGGTTGGAGCGATCTTGGCGATTACTTCGGTGTCACTCAAAGAGCGTCAGCAACAGAATGATGCAGATAAGAAGCGTATGGACATCCTGGGTGCAATCAAGGTAGAATCAACGCGTCAAAATGCGGCAGACTTGTTCTCACAGTTCGTGGTAGAACGCATTTCTGTTGATTACTCTGGAAACTTGGTGGAGCAGGCATCAGGGAAGATTGACCCGAATGACAAACAAGATCCATTCAATATTGACGTAAAGAAAGATTACAGGTCTTCGATCAAGGGAATCGTAAAAACTTCAGGAAAAAATCCGGAAGAACTTGAGAATAGACTTGCTAACGCAGATGTAAACTACCCAGTTTTCAAGTGTGTTAAAAATGACACTACGCTCTACGTATGCCCAATGGTCGGAACTGGTCTTTGGGGTCCAATTTGGGGTTATGTTGCTCTTGAAGAAGATTTTCAAACAATCTACGGAGCTAAGTTTGATCACAAAACAGAAACTCCAGGTCTTGGGGCTGAAATAAAGGAGGACTTCTTCACGGTAAAATTTGAAGGGAAAGAATTGAACCTTGAAGATCCGAAGACAATGTTCTCTGTCCTGAAAGGGGGAGCAGTTACGAACGAACACAGTGTAGACGGAATCACGGGAGGTACCATCACTTCGAAAGGGGTGGATGAAATGCTTAACCGTACACTTCCGGTTTACGTGAAATACTTTACTAACGCTAACGATCAACGCGCAGAACGATGAGCACTGAAGTAAAAGAAGTAGAAAAAGCGGTTGAGAAGAAGTCTGAGCCACTATTCTCGAAAAAGAATAGGAAGCTGCTTTCAGACCCTCTGAATGATTCCAACCCAATTACTGTTCAGGTACTAGGTATCTGCTCAGCACTCGCGATTACAGTACAGCTTCAACAGGCTGTGATTATGTCACTCTCAGTATTGTTCGTAATGATTGGAGGTAACGTAATCGTATCGTTGCTTCGTAACGCGATTCCTGATCGAATCCGAATCATCGTGCAGCTTGTTGTTATTGCAGCACTTGTAATTATCGTAAATGAAGTTCTGAAAGCCTTCCTACCAGACATCTCTGAGAAGCTGTCGGTATTCGTAGGTCTTATCATCACGAACTGCATCATCATGGGACGTCTAGAGGCATTTGCTCTAGGTAACAAGCCAGGACCATCATTCCTTGATGCGATTGGTAACGCCATGGGTTACGCTTGGATTCTTTTGGCCGTATCTATCGTGCGTGAGATCTTCGGTTCCGGAGCGATTTCATTCCCAGGGATGGGTCAGGTGAAATTCTTTGACCCAGATTGGTCAGGATGGATGGCTAATGGAGGATTCTATGAAAACAACAACTTGATGATCCTTCCTCCAATGGCCCTTGTGGTTGTGGGTGTGATCATCTGGATCCAGCGTGCACGTAACACTAAATTGATCGAAGAAAACTAAGAACAGCCATGGAATACTTTAGCATATTCGTAAAAGGTATCTTTATTGAGAACATGATCTTCGCCTACTTCTTGGGGATGTGTTCTTATCTAGCGGTATCAAAGACAGTTAAGACGGCGGTTGGTCTTGGTTTCGCCGTGATCTTCGTACTCGGAATCACTGTACCGATCAACTACCTACTAGAAAACTACGTACTGGCAGAAGGGGCCCTCACCTGGATCTCTCCTGAGTACGCAACAGTAGACCTCAGCTTCCTCAGCTTTATCATGTTCATCGCCGTAATTGCGTCGATGGTACAGTTGGTTGAGATGATCGTTGAGAAGTTCGCTCCAGCACTTTACGGAGCACTTGGAATCTTCCTACCACTTATCGCAGTAAACTGTTCGATCCTTGGTGGTGCACTCTTCATGCAAGAGCGCCAGTACCCATCGATCGGGGAGGCAACTGTATTCGGACTTGGTTCTGGAGTTGGATGGTGGCTAGCGATTGTTGCGATTGCAGCCATCCGTGAGAAGATCCGCTACTCTCATGTACCTGCTCCGCTTCGCGGACTAGGAATTACATTCATCATTACTGGTTTGATGGGAATGGCGTTCATGAGCTTTATGGGAATTGAAATTTAATCGTTGAAGAAAGTATAGATCATGACAACAACAGTCATTCTAACCATTGTATTCTTCCTAGCAGTAATCCTGCTACTTGTATCATTGCTTCTTTTCGCAAAGGCGAAGCTTTCGCCAAGCGGTAAGATCAAGATCGAGATCAACGGAGAAAAAACGATCGAGGTAGACGGAGGTGGATCACTTCTTACAACCCTCGGTAATGCGGGAATCTTCCTACCATCAGCATGTGGTGGAGGTGGTACTTGTGTTCAGTGTACTTGTCAAGTGCACGAAGGTGGAGGTGCTATCCTTCCTACAGAAGAACCACACTTCTCACGTAAAGAGATCGCTTCGGATTGGCGTCTCGGTTGCCAGGTGAAGGTGAAGGAAGATATGAAGATCCAAATCCCTGAAGAGGTATTTGGTATCAAGAAGTGGGAGTGTGAAGTAGTTTCAAACTACAACGTAGCTTCATTCATTAAGGAGTTTGTTGTTCGCCTTCCTGAAGGTGAATCACTCGACTTTGAAGCTGGTGGTTACATCCAGATTGATGTACCGAAAATCACAGTGAACTTCAAAGACATCGACATCACAGCTCACCCTGAGCAGCACGGAAACCCTGAAGAGTTCCGCACGGAGTGGGATAAGTTCGGCCTATGGGACTTGAAGATGGTTAACGACGAAGACATCGTACGTGCCTACTCGATGGCTAACCACCCAGCTGAAGGAAACATCGTCATGTTGAACATTCGTGTAGCAACTCCACCTTGGGATCGCGCACGTAACGCATGGATGCAAGTGAATCCAGGTGTTTGTTCTTCATACGTGTTCGGATGTAAGCCAGGAGATAAAGTAACAGTTTCAGGTCCTTACGGAGAATTCTTCATCAAGGAAACTGACGCTGAGATGGTATACATCGGGGGTGGTGCAGGTATGGCGCCAATGCGTTCACACCTTTTCCACTTGTTCCACACGTTGAAGACTGGACGTAAAGTGACATTCTACTACGGTGGTCGTTCACGTCGTGAGCTTTTCTACATCGAAGACTTCCGCAAGATCGAACGTGAGTTCCCGAACTTTAAGTTCCACCTTGTATTGTCTGAGCCACTTCCAGAAGATAACTGGAATGAGAAGAAGAGCGTTGACGATGAAGGAGACGGGTTCTTAGGTTTCGTTCACAATGCGGTGATCGAGCACCACTTGAAAGATCACGATGCTCCTGAAGATATTGAATTCTACTTCTGTGGTCCTCCATTGATGAACCAGGCTGTCCTCAAAATGTGCGACGACTGGGGAGTTCCACCAGAAAATGTTTCCTTTGATGACTTCGGAGGATAAAAAACTTCAAAAGGCGCCTTTACGGCGCCTTTTTCATTTCTCATCTTTGCAGACATGAAGAGAGTCGTATTCATTTTCATCGCAGCTGTTGTTCTTGCTGCCTGTGGTACATCAGAACCACCGGTTCAGGAAACACCACCCTCGACCTTCCAGAACATGGTCATTACTGGCGAGGCGCAAGGAACCACTTATACCATCCGATATATTGAGGATACGGTCGACTACAAAACGCAAGTGGATTCAATCCTGTTGCGCATTGACCAGGACCTCTCGACTTGGGTTCCAAGTTCTTTGATCAATCAGATCAATGCCTTTGATCGCACTGATACCGTATTTGCGTTCTATGATAGCACGAAGTACTTCTCAGTGATGTTTGATGTATCTCGTGAGATTTGGAACAAAACAGACGGCGCTTTTGATCCCACGGTATATCCCTTGGTTGACCTTTGGGGATTCGGATTAAGCAATAGAGGAGACGTCAATGATGAGGCTGTCATGGAGGCACAGTCGAAAGTCGGAATGATGGAGGCCAATATTGATATGATCGAATTGGAGGAGAACTACCTCTACCAGACGACTTGGATTCGAAAAGGACAAGAAGGCGTGCGCCTTGACTTCAATGCGATTGCCCAAGGGTTTAGTGTTGACTTGATCACGGAGTTCTTGGAAGAGCAAGGAGTGAATAATTATATGGTGGAGCTCGGAGGTGAAGTGAGCTGCAAAGGAGTGAATGCAGAGGGGAATGCTTGGCGCATTGCTATTGATAAGCCTAAGGATGACGGAGAACGAGAGTTCCAAGCGATTGTGAATGTTCGAAACAAAGCAGTTGCGACTAGCGGGAACTACCGCAAATTCTACGAAGTGGATGGCGTGCGTTATTCCCACACGATTGACCCTCGCACTGGTTATCCGGTAACACATAGTCTGCTTTCGGCTACGGTTATGGCTTCTGACTGCGCAACCGCGGATGCTTATGCCACATCTTTCATGGTGATGGGGAAGGATGACGCCATCGCATTTATTGAAGATGGTATGGTCTCCGGACTAGAAGTTTACCTGATCTACGATGAAGGTGGAGTGTATAAGACGTGGATGACTGCAGGTATGAACGAAGTCATTGAAGAATTGAATGATTTGTGATCTCTAAGCAGAGCTTACTGCTTATCTTTGCACTATGAGTACAGTATTATTAGCTATCGGATTGTTGGCCTTGGCTTTCGCAGGCATCGCCATCAAGATCCTTGTTAAGAAAGACGGAGAGTTTGCCGGTACTTGTGCCAGCAATAATCCATACCTCAAAGAAGAGGGTGGTACATGTTCTGTTTGTGGTGCTCGTCCACAGGAGCAGTGCCAGCGTGAGTCTGTAGAGGGATAATTAGAAGATCCTATATCCGATCCCAAATTCTGGGTAATCGGCTTTTGCCCAATGAGTTTTGAGCCCAATCATGCATTGCCAATCTTCGGTGATGTCGTAACGCAATGAGAAGCGGTGATAGAATGTGCCGTTTCCTTTGTAGCGCGTAAAAGTGTAAGCGCCCATCATCAAATCGAATCTTAATCTTCCGAAGTGCTGGTTGTAACTAAGTGCTACGCCATGTTGCACCATGTCGAGCACATCAGACTGACCTTCTTCACCGAGTAGCTGAGCGGCAGCCATGTTGTAAAAGAGATCACTCCGAATACTCCAACCCCGTTTCCAACTCGGTCTGAATTCATAGGCATAGCTGAAGGTATGCACTGAAAATTTTGGTCCGCCCGGAGGTAGATTCTCTTTGACACCAGTTAAAAGCATCGCATAATGTGCCCTGCCTCTTGGTAGTACTGAAGTCCAAATGCCTTCTGGTAAGGGTACAATAGGATTAATGTGGTATACCGCCTGCAGGCCAACAGTCAAGTTGTTAATGCCAAGATTGGGTAAGGTGTAAGCACCATTAGACAAGTGTGTCATTCTCAGGCTAGCGCCGATATGCCAGTGATCTGATAGGTAGTAATCGGATTGAACTCCCAAGATCACGCTTGCATTTAGCGGTGAGCCGAGTGCGA
Coding sequences within it:
- a CDS encoding NADH:ubiquinone reductase (Na(+)-transporting) subunit B produces the protein MKALHNFLEKKVKPNFVEGGKLSRFWVVYDSLETFAFTPGHVTKKGAHIRDSIDLKRTMFLVIVAMVPALLFGMWNVGHQYYLSIGEITTADPYSAMLWEKFQVGLVKTLPLIVVSYGVGLGIEFIFAGLRKHSINEGFLVSGMLIPLIMPVDVPLWMVAVATAFAVIIGKEVFGGTGMNILNVALTARAFLFFAYPKQMSGEIWIHDVAASATNGMLADGYTGATALGHLANTVGKPVDGEVAGSVMGMFGDAGMYSFMDSFLGLIPGCIGETSALAILIGAGILIWTGIGSWRIMLSFLIGGLAMGAIFNAFGANAYMTLPAVHQIVIGGFMFGMVFMATDPVTAAQTNTGKLIYGFFGGFFSIMIRVFNPAYPEGVMMAILFMNVMAPMIDHYVIQANIKRRMKRTALATAAA
- the nqrC gene encoding NADH:ubiquinone reductase (Na(+)-transporting) subunit C, whose amino-acid sequence is MAVNKNSNGYTFFFAIAMVVVVGAILAITSVSLKERQQQNDADKKRMDILGAIKVESTRQNAADLFSQFVVERISVDYSGNLVEQASGKIDPNDKQDPFNIDVKKDYRSSIKGIVKTSGKNPEELENRLANADVNYPVFKCVKNDTTLYVCPMVGTGLWGPIWGYVALEEDFQTIYGAKFDHKTETPGLGAEIKEDFFTVKFEGKELNLEDPKTMFSVLKGGAVTNEHSVDGITGGTITSKGVDEMLNRTLPVYVKYFTNANDQRAER
- a CDS encoding NADH:ubiquinone reductase (Na(+)-transporting) subunit D, whose protein sequence is MSTEVKEVEKAVEKKSEPLFSKKNRKLLSDPLNDSNPITVQVLGICSALAITVQLQQAVIMSLSVLFVMIGGNVIVSLLRNAIPDRIRIIVQLVVIAALVIIVNEVLKAFLPDISEKLSVFVGLIITNCIIMGRLEAFALGNKPGPSFLDAIGNAMGYAWILLAVSIVREIFGSGAISFPGMGQVKFFDPDWSGWMANGGFYENNNLMILPPMALVVVGVIIWIQRARNTKLIEEN
- the nqrE gene encoding NADH:ubiquinone reductase (Na(+)-transporting) subunit E; the protein is MEYFSIFVKGIFIENMIFAYFLGMCSYLAVSKTVKTAVGLGFAVIFVLGITVPINYLLENYVLAEGALTWISPEYATVDLSFLSFIMFIAVIASMVQLVEMIVEKFAPALYGALGIFLPLIAVNCSILGGALFMQERQYPSIGEATVFGLGSGVGWWLAIVAIAAIREKIRYSHVPAPLRGLGITFIITGLMGMAFMSFMGIEI
- the nqrF gene encoding NADH:ubiquinone reductase (Na(+)-transporting) subunit F, producing MTTTVILTIVFFLAVILLLVSLLLFAKAKLSPSGKIKIEINGEKTIEVDGGGSLLTTLGNAGIFLPSACGGGGTCVQCTCQVHEGGGAILPTEEPHFSRKEIASDWRLGCQVKVKEDMKIQIPEEVFGIKKWECEVVSNYNVASFIKEFVVRLPEGESLDFEAGGYIQIDVPKITVNFKDIDITAHPEQHGNPEEFRTEWDKFGLWDLKMVNDEDIVRAYSMANHPAEGNIVMLNIRVATPPWDRARNAWMQVNPGVCSSYVFGCKPGDKVTVSGPYGEFFIKETDAEMVYIGGGAGMAPMRSHLFHLFHTLKTGRKVTFYYGGRSRRELFYIEDFRKIEREFPNFKFHLVLSEPLPEDNWNEKKSVDDEGDGFLGFVHNAVIEHHLKDHDAPEDIEFYFCGPPLMNQAVLKMCDDWGVPPENVSFDDFGG